A section of the Thermoanaerobaculum aquaticum genome encodes:
- a CDS encoding tRNA ligase subunit PheS family protein: protein MGLGLDRVAMLKYQIPDLRLLFSGDERMLRQFPGG from the coding sequence GTGGGCCTGGGTCTCGATCGTGTGGCCATGTTGAAGTACCAAATCCCCGATTTGCGCTTGCTGTTTTCCGGAGATGAGCGGATGTTGCGGCAGTTTCCCGGAGG